In the Clostridium gelidum genome, ATAATCTAATTATATTTATATAATACACAAAACTAAATTTAAATTTCATTCAAAATTATTTCCCTTTTGATTTTATATTTTAGTTTATCATAAAAAGTCCCTCAAGAATTCACATAAAATTTTGAGGGACTTTTGCTATTAACTCTGTATAATACGTAATTAGGCACATGAAAATAAATAACAAGTCCAAAGTTGCCATGAATATTTTTTATCAGGCAAGGAGACGAATTGACCTCATAGCGAGCCTATTAGGTCAATTTACCGACGCAGCATGATGGAAAATATGCTGGCAAGTGGACTTGTTATTTTTTTGATTGTGCCTTATACCTTTATTGAATATTATTATACTAAATCAACGATAGAAACATCTCCATATATAGTTTTCCAATCAGTTGTAAAATCATCAACTGCTTTTTGAATTGCTGGCATTTTTAATGCATCTAATAAGATTTCAGGTGCCATTGTTGCAGTTTGTGCTCCAAAAGCAAACGAATCATTTACTTGACCTATATTTTTAAAACTTGCTGCAAGTATTTTGGTTGGATAGTTATATTTTTCAATTATATCTGCAAAAGTTTTTATAACTAGACGCGGATCAATACTCATATTTTCCATACGGTTAAAATATGGTGCTATAAAATCTGCCCCTGCTTCTATAGCTAATAATCCTTGTGCAACAACTTGAATATGAAGAGTTTTATCGCTTCCTATTATTTCACGAATTTTTCTAAAATGATTAAAGAAATCAATTTTTCCTTCTTTCTTTATTATACTTGGATTACTTGTAACACCAGTTATCGGAAAAATTTTAATACCTTCCTCAATTGCTTCAATATTAGCTGTATCAAACATATATTCCATTTTATTTCTCTCCTTATTATATATATTTTAGTTTTCCCAATGGAAATTTCACTTGGGGAACTCTTTTTCTATAAAACTTGTTCTGTTCTTTCAATTATATCGTCTTGAGTTTGCTTTGATAATACATTAAAGAAAGCACTATATCCTGCAACTCTAACAATTAAGTCTCTGTAATCTTCTGGATGCTTTTGTGCATCAAGTAAGGTATCTCTTGATACTACATTATATTGTACATGGAAACCTTCTAAACGATTAAAGAAAGTTCTGATTAATGAAATTAACTTTTCTCTATCACTTTCTTTAGATAACATTTGAGGTGTAACTTTTTGATTCAATAATACTCCACCAGTAATATCATGTGTTGGTAATTTTGAAACTGATTTAAATACTGCTGTAGGACCATTTTTATCCATTGCATGAGATGGTGAACACCCTTCTGCTAAAGGCTCTCCTGCTTTTCTTCCATCTGGAGTTGCTATAGTTCCAGCTCCTTGTGGTACATTAGCTGAAATTGAAGATGTTCCTGCATAATAACATCCCCCAATTGGCCCTCTACCATATCTAGTATTTTTGTATTTCTTCATTTCATCAATATAGATGTCATACGCATCTTTTAATAATAAATCTATATAGTCATCATCATTTCCATATTTAGGTGCATCATTAATTAATATATCTTGAATCTTTTTACCTTCTTCTCCTTCAAAATTATTAATTAAAGTATCCCATAATTGTGCTGGAGTAATACTCTCATCTTCAAAAACACATTTTTTAATTGCTGCAAGAGAATCTCCAAGGTTAGCAATCCCTCCTTGAACGTCACTTATAAAGTCATATACGGCTCCACCTTCTTTTAAGTTTAAGCCTCTTTCAATACAATCGTCAGTTAAAGCTGAACATAGTACATCTGCTGTAAGTTCTTCTATTGCCAAGTCTGCACAACTATCCATAATTACACTCTGTCTTGTAAATTCACGGATAATCTTATCCCAAGCTTTCATAACTTCATCAAAGGTCGTCATATCTTTAAAATGTCCTATTCCTTCACAAAGCTTAGTTCCTGATTGAATATCAACTCCATTATTTAATGCAATTAATAAAGATTTAGGAAAGTTCAAGAAACTCATACCAGTACATCTATAACCCCATTTCCCAGGAACAGCAACTTCAACGCATCCAATTGCGCTATAATTATATGCATCTTTTTCATCTACACCTTTTTCTATAAATGATGGGATTATAACTTCATCACTATTAAATGCTGGCATACCAAATCCTAATCTTACTACTTCAATACATTCCTTCATAAAATCGTCAGATAATCCTTTGTGATAACGTACTGTCAAGTTAGGTTGTGGTAATTTTGTTTGTGCAACACTCTTTAAAATTAAATAAGTTAATGGATTTACTGCATCCTTCTTATCAACAGTTTGCCCACCTACTGTAACATTTTGATATAATGGACTACCTGCACTAAAACGTGTATGTGACCAGCTTCTTATTTTATTTATAGTAAATGTCTTAAGCCATAGATTCGTTAGTATTTCAGTAACACCCTCTTCAGTAATCTTTCCAATTTCTAAATCTTTTTCATAAAAAGAATTTAAATATTGATCCATTCTCCCATAAGAAAGTGAATGTCCGTTTGATTCAATTTGCAGCACTAAGTGAATTATCCACATTGATTGTACTGCTTCTTGGAAAGTTTCTGCTGGATAATATGGAACTTTATTTAATATTCTTGAAATTTCTAATAATTCTGCTCTTCTAGAAGCATTAGATTCTTTTTCTGATAATTCTAATGCTAAATCTGCATAACGTTTTGCAAAAGCTACGACTGCATCAAGTACAATTAAAATTGCTCTATAAAAATATGATTTGTTTAAATTTCTATAATCAGTAAGATCTAATTCTTTTAATTTCTTTTCTGTTCTTTCTTTATAGTTAATTAATCCAAACTTTAATACAGTTTCATAATTTACTGCTATATGAGCATCCCCTGAAGTAATATTACCTTCTGCTCTTATGATACCTAAATCATAAAAAATCTTACTTTGAGTAGGCATTCCTGCAAGTCCTCTATCTTTCAATGTTTTGTGTTCCCAAAATGGTGCAATTTTCCTTAAATATTCTTTACTTTCTTCAGTGATATAAAATATATCACCATCACGTTTTTCAAATTCATCCAGTTCATCTATAACCCAATCCATTGCATATTCAGGAAAAATAGGTGCTGAACGATTTGATGAAGCTTGATTCCCTACAATTAGAGTTTCGTCTTCAATAAAAATGCTCATATTTTTCAAGATATTTTCTAAACATAATGCTCTACGTAATACCATCGGTTTATCAGCATGTTCCCTGTAGCTTTCAGTAGTATACTTAGCTCTTTCTACACACACCATAGGCTTTGCATTTAATAATTCCTCACGAAAATTGTTCATTCTGTCAGTAAGATTTCCAAAATAATTCATAACTATTCCTCCTATATATAATTTGGGATACAAGCATTTTCAAGTTTCAAATGAAACCAAACTTCTTTCTCTTATAATTTGATTATATTACTATTTTGTTTAAAGTCAAGGTTTTAATTTCATTTGAAATTGCTTTTCTCTTTGAATATAAGTATTTTTATTGCAAAAGATTATTTTTGTGTTATTATTAAAATATAGAATGAACTTAAAAATTACATTCACTAAAATATTTTTTTTCAATTAAGAGTGTAATTATTCTCTTAATTAAAGTTCTTACGTATAAAATGTAACTAAAATATATATGAATTTTATATAAATAAATAAGGAGGTCTTTTTTATGCACGATATGAAAGCATGCATTTTTAATATTCAAAAATATAGTATACATGATGGTCCTGGAATTAGAACTGTAGTTTTTTTTAAAGGCTGTCCACTTCAATGTTCATGGTGCTCTAACCCTGAATCACAAAATAGTAATGTTCAAATTACTTGGGACAAATCAAAATGCATAAAATGTTTGCATTGTTTAGACACTTGTCATTATGATTCAATTTATTTAAAAGAAGAACATATTACAATAGATCCTCATTCATGTACTTCTTGCTTTGAATGTATAAAAAGTTGTCCAAAACAAGCACTTACTATCGAAGGAAAATATTATACTATATCTGAAGTTTTAAAAGAAGTTTTAAAAGATGAATTATTTTACGAAGAATCAGGTGGTGGTGTAACTTTATCTGGTGGTGAAGTATTACAACAACATGTTTTCGCTATTGAACTTCTAAAACAACTAAAAGAAAAAAATATCCATATAGCTTGCGAAACCACAGGTTATGCTTCTAATAAAATTTTCAAGGAATTTATTGAAAATGTAGATTTGTTATTATTCGATATGAAACATTATGATAGAGAAAAACACTTCAAAGGAACTAAAGTATACAATGATAAGATAATTGCAAATCTCGCAACTGCTATTTTTAAAGGCAAAGATGTTATTATAAGAATTCCTGTAATCCCCAATTTCAACAATAGCTTAGAAGATGCACAAGGATTTTGTGATTTACTAAAAACAATTGGTGCAAAAAAAGTTAATTTATTACCATTTCATCAATTTGGACAAAAAAAATATGAGCTAATAAATAAGAAATATGACCTTCAAAATGTTACTCAATTACATGAAGAAGACTTAATAGATTATAGACAAGTATTTATTGAAAATGGATTAGATTGTACATTCTAGTTTAGCATTAAAAGACTTCACTAAATTTGTATATAATAAAAGAACTCCTTGTCCAAACAATTTGGATAAGGAGTTCTTTCTAATATTTATATTTTCTTACACTTTTTATTATTTATTTTCTGCTTCGAATTTCTTCATAAATTCTACTAAAGCTTTAACACCTTCTATTGGCATAGCATTGTATATACTTGCTCTCATACCGCCAACAGATCTGTGTCCCTTTAAGTTTTCGAATCCAGCTGCCTTAGATTCCTTTACAAACTTAGCATCTAATTCATCTGAACCAGTTACAAATGGTACATTCATTAAAGAACGATCCTTCTTTACAACTGTTCCTTTAAACATGCTGCTTGAATCAAGGTAGTTATATAATATAGAAGCTTTTTCTTCATTAATCTTCTTCATTGCTTCTAGTCCACCTAAGTTTTTAACCCAATTAAATACTTTTCCACATATGTATATTCCATATGCTGGTGGTGTATTATATAATGAATTGTTATCTGCATGAATTTTATATTTTAACATAGTTGGAGTTCCTGGTAACACGTTATCTGTAATTAAATCTTCACGAATTATTACTACAACCATTCCTGCAGGTCCTATATTCTTTTGAACTCCAGCAAAAATTAATCCATACTTAGTTACATCAACTGGTTCTGATAAAATGTCTGATGACATATCAGCTACCAATATTTTATCTCCAACGTTTGGTAATTCGTTGAACTTAGTTCCATAAATTGTATTGTTGTGACATATATAAACATAGTCAGCATCATCACTGATCTTTATATCTTTCATATCTGGTATATATGTGAAAGTTTTATCTTCTGAAGAAGCTAAAATATTAACTTTTCCATATATTTTTGCTTCTGATGCTGCTTTTTTCGCCCATTGCCCTGTGATAATATGATCTACAACTTTGTTTTTCATTAAATTCATTGGAATCATTGCAAATTGTTGTGATGCCCCACCTTGAAGGAATAATACCTTGTAATTGTCTGGAATATTCATTAATTCTCTTAATGTTTTTTCAGCGTCCCCAATAATTCCCTCAAATGATTTGGAACGATGACTCATTTCCATTACTGACATACCAGTACCATTGTAATCTAACATTTCTTCTGCTGCTTCTTTAAGCACCTCTTCTGGTAATACAGCAGGACCTGCTGAAAAATTATATACTCTTGACATAAAAAATAGCCCCCTTAAATTTTGTTTTTATTTCTATAATATTATAACACAATTTAAATATCAATGAATAAATTATGTATAAATTTATTTTTACTTAAACTTATATAATATCCCTTTATTTTGTATTATGTATAATTTTATTTGAAATTATAAAATTTAATTTGCTCTTCCCCCTATAATGCAATTCATTCAAGGCAAGAAATAATGTTTTACCTAGCTGAGAAATATGAAATTAAAATTTCATATACTTTTTTAATTTCTGTTTTGTGCATAAATCAGCAAAACATGCTTCAACACTATTATAGTAAATTTGTTTATAATCTTCATAAGTAATATTAAATTCCTCAAACAATATATTACATTCCTGAGTCATATTTGTATCTGATACCGTTCTATTGTCAGTATTCACGGTTACTCTTATTCCATCCTTGTAAAAATCATATATTGGATGTTCATTAAAACTATTCACTGCTTTTGTTTGTACATTACTTGTTGGACACATCTCAAGAGTAACTTTTCTTTCCTTAACAATATTATATGCTTCAATGCAATCCTTTATAAATACTCCATGACCAATTCTTTCTGCACCTAAAAGTTCAACTGCTTCTAATACATTTTTACCTATTCCCGTTTCACCAGCATGAATCGTTACTCGGTATCCATACTGTCTAGCTAATGCTATAGGTTCTATGAATTTTTTGCAAAAACCGTCCTCTTCAGATGCACATAAATCTATTCCAACAACTCCTCTTCCAAGGAATTGCCTACCTTTTTCTACTACCTCAAAAACTCTATCTACAGGCATAATTCTCATACATGACAATATTAAGTTGCCTTTTATATCATATTTCTCCTCTGCATCCTTAATACCATCTATTACACTTTGTATTATTTCTTCTACAGCTAGCCCTTGTGCAGTATGTAGTAAAGGAGCAAATCGTACCTCCATATATTTCACATTTTCTTGTGATGCATCCTCAAAAAGCTCGAAAGTAATTCTTCTTAGGCTCTCTTTTGACTGCATTACTAAATTAGGTATTGTAAATGTCTTCAAATATTCATCAAGAGATTTACACTCTAATGGAGCCGTAATCTCTCTTTTAATCTCATCCTTATCAAAAGAAGGAATATCGATACCCTCCTTCTTTGCTATATCAATTATTGTCTGTGGTCTAAGGCTGCCATCTATATGGCAGTGAAGTTCAATTTTAGGTAAATTCACCAAGTTCATATTCTCCTCCTAATTTATATATATTATTAAATTGCAAAATGATAAAAAAAAATTCCTGATTACAAAGAAAATGCACAGAATTGCATCTTCTTCGTAATCAAGAATTATTGGTTCCTGGTAGAGACCTCCAAACCATATTATTGGAGTTATACGAGACTTTAATTTCATCAATTTGATAATAGTATAATAATTTTCATTTTTAATGTCAAGTATTGTTCTTTAATATGATTGACAGTTTTTAGTCATGGATATAAACATAAGCATCTGCCTCTAAAGTGCGATATTCTAATTTTCTCACCTCTTTTTTTACATTTCTATTGTGAACTTAACTACAAATACAGGTTGACAATGTGTAATATACATTATATACTAAATTAAAGTTTATTCTGATAATCTTACATGGAGGTAAACTACTATGAAAGAACTAACTGAAGAAATTATAACCGGAAAGCGTTTGACAAGAAATGATAATTTAGAATTTTTATTAACTACAAAATTAGAAGAACTTTGCGCTGGAGCCAATAAAATTCGTGAAAAATTATGTGGACAAAAAGTAGACCTTTGTACAATTATTAATGGACGCAGCGGAAGATGTAGTGAAAATTGTAAATTCTGTGCTCAGTCTGCTCACCATAATACTGGAATTGAAGAATATGCTTTTTTAGATCCAGATGTAATTTTAGAAGATTGTAAAAAAAATGAATCAAATGGCGTACATCGCTACTCTATTGTTACCGCTGGAAGATCATTAACTGGTACTGATTTTGATAAAGCAATAGAAGCCTATAAAAAAATGCATGAGGAATGTAAGGTTAACTTGTGTGCATCACATGGTTTTTTGACCGAAGAAGAATTTATACGCTTAAAGGAAGCTGGAGTTACAATGTATCATGAAAATATTGAAACTTCTAAAAGAAACTTTCATAATATTTGCACTACACATTCATATGAAGACAAAATTAAAGAAATTAAACTTGCTCAAAAGGTAGGACTTAATGTTTGTTCAGGTGGAATTATAGGAATGGGTGAAACATGGGAAGATAGAATTGATATGGCTATTAGTTTATCAGAACTTGGAGTTGTATCAATACCAATCAATGTATTAATGCCAATAAAAGGTACTCCATTTGGCAATTTAGAAAGAATATGTCATGAGGACATTTTAAGAACAATAGCAATTTTTCGTATCTTAAATCCAACTGCTTATATTCGCATGGCAGCTGGCAGAAACTATTTTGTAGATGGAGGCACGAAAATCTTTCTTTCTGGTGCCAATGCAACAATTACTGGCGATATGTTAACCACTGTAGGAAATAATACTAAGCAAGATAAGATTATGCTTACAAAACTTGGTTTTGATATTCAAAAATAGAAGGAGAATAAATTATGGAAAAAACAAAAAGAATTAATACTCGTCAATTAACGTTGGTGGGAGTTATAGCAGCGGTTATTTGTATATTAGGACCCCTATCACTACCAATTGGAATAGTTCCAATTTCATTAACTAATCTTGCAATTTATTTTGCAGTATATGCACTTGGAGGAAAAAGAGGGACACTTAGTTATATAGTTTATCTTTTCATAGGCCTTGTAGGACTACCTGTATTTTCAGGGTTTTCTGGAGGATTCCCTAAATTATTCGGCCCAACAGGTGGATATTTAATTGGATTTATTTTCATGGCATTTATTAGCGGTATTTTTATCGATAAATTTTCAAGCAAAATTT is a window encoding:
- the bioB gene encoding biotin synthase BioB yields the protein MKELTEEIITGKRLTRNDNLEFLLTTKLEELCAGANKIREKLCGQKVDLCTIINGRSGRCSENCKFCAQSAHHNTGIEEYAFLDPDVILEDCKKNESNGVHRYSIVTAGRSLTGTDFDKAIEAYKKMHEECKVNLCASHGFLTEEEFIRLKEAGVTMYHENIETSKRNFHNICTTHSYEDKIKEIKLAQKVGLNVCSGGIIGMGETWEDRIDMAISLSELGVVSIPINVLMPIKGTPFGNLERICHEDILRTIAIFRILNPTAYIRMAAGRNYFVDGGTKIFLSGANATITGDMLTTVGNNTKQDKIMLTKLGFDIQK
- a CDS encoding transaldolase family protein, coding for MEYMFDTANIEAIEEGIKIFPITGVTSNPSIIKKEGKIDFFNHFRKIREIIGSDKTLHIQVVAQGLLAIEAGADFIAPYFNRMENMSIDPRLVIKTFADIIEKYNYPTKILAASFKNIGQVNDSFAFGAQTATMAPEILLDALKMPAIQKAVDDFTTDWKTIYGDVSIVDLV
- the add gene encoding adenosine deaminase, with translation MNLVNLPKIELHCHIDGSLRPQTIIDIAKKEGIDIPSFDKDEIKREITAPLECKSLDEYLKTFTIPNLVMQSKESLRRITFELFEDASQENVKYMEVRFAPLLHTAQGLAVEEIIQSVIDGIKDAEEKYDIKGNLILSCMRIMPVDRVFEVVEKGRQFLGRGVVGIDLCASEEDGFCKKFIEPIALARQYGYRVTIHAGETGIGKNVLEAVELLGAERIGHGVFIKDCIEAYNIVKERKVTLEMCPTSNVQTKAVNSFNEHPIYDFYKDGIRVTVNTDNRTVSDTNMTQECNILFEEFNITYEDYKQIYYNSVEACFADLCTKQKLKKYMKF
- the serC gene encoding 3-phosphoserine/phosphohydroxythreonine transaminase, whose amino-acid sequence is MSRVYNFSAGPAVLPEEVLKEAAEEMLDYNGTGMSVMEMSHRSKSFEGIIGDAEKTLRELMNIPDNYKVLFLQGGASQQFAMIPMNLMKNKVVDHIITGQWAKKAASEAKIYGKVNILASSEDKTFTYIPDMKDIKISDDADYVYICHNNTIYGTKFNELPNVGDKILVADMSSDILSEPVDVTKYGLIFAGVQKNIGPAGMVVVIIREDLITDNVLPGTPTMLKYKIHADNNSLYNTPPAYGIYICGKVFNWVKNLGGLEAMKKINEEKASILYNYLDSSSMFKGTVVKKDRSLMNVPFVTGSDELDAKFVKESKAAGFENLKGHRSVGGMRASIYNAMPIEGVKALVEFMKKFEAENK
- a CDS encoding glycyl-radical enzyme activating protein yields the protein MHDMKACIFNIQKYSIHDGPGIRTVVFFKGCPLQCSWCSNPESQNSNVQITWDKSKCIKCLHCLDTCHYDSIYLKEEHITIDPHSCTSCFECIKSCPKQALTIEGKYYTISEVLKEVLKDELFYEESGGGVTLSGGEVLQQHVFAIELLKQLKEKNIHIACETTGYASNKIFKEFIENVDLLLFDMKHYDREKHFKGTKVYNDKIIANLATAIFKGKDVIIRIPVIPNFNNSLEDAQGFCDLLKTIGAKKVNLLPFHQFGQKKYELINKKYDLQNVTQLHEEDLIDYRQVFIENGLDCTF
- a CDS encoding glycyl radical protein yields the protein MNYFGNLTDRMNNFREELLNAKPMVCVERAKYTTESYREHADKPMVLRRALCLENILKNMSIFIEDETLIVGNQASSNRSAPIFPEYAMDWVIDELDEFEKRDGDIFYITEESKEYLRKIAPFWEHKTLKDRGLAGMPTQSKIFYDLGIIRAEGNITSGDAHIAVNYETVLKFGLINYKERTEKKLKELDLTDYRNLNKSYFYRAILIVLDAVVAFAKRYADLALELSEKESNASRRAELLEISRILNKVPYYPAETFQEAVQSMWIIHLVLQIESNGHSLSYGRMDQYLNSFYEKDLEIGKITEEGVTEILTNLWLKTFTINKIRSWSHTRFSAGSPLYQNVTVGGQTVDKKDAVNPLTYLILKSVAQTKLPQPNLTVRYHKGLSDDFMKECIEVVRLGFGMPAFNSDEVIIPSFIEKGVDEKDAYNYSAIGCVEVAVPGKWGYRCTGMSFLNFPKSLLIALNNGVDIQSGTKLCEGIGHFKDMTTFDEVMKAWDKIIREFTRQSVIMDSCADLAIEELTADVLCSALTDDCIERGLNLKEGGAVYDFISDVQGGIANLGDSLAAIKKCVFEDESITPAQLWDTLINNFEGEEGKKIQDILINDAPKYGNDDDYIDLLLKDAYDIYIDEMKKYKNTRYGRGPIGGCYYAGTSSISANVPQGAGTIATPDGRKAGEPLAEGCSPSHAMDKNGPTAVFKSVSKLPTHDITGGVLLNQKVTPQMLSKESDREKLISLIRTFFNRLEGFHVQYNVVSRDTLLDAQKHPEDYRDLIVRVAGYSAFFNVLSKQTQDDIIERTEQVL
- a CDS encoding biotin transporter BioY — encoded protein: MEKTKRINTRQLTLVGVIAAVICILGPLSLPIGIVPISLTNLAIYFAVYALGGKRGTLSYIVYLFIGLVGLPVFSGFSGGFPKLFGPTGGYLIGFIFMAFISGIFIDKFSSKIYMCFLGMVLGTIVTYIFGSAWLAYEAHIGFNKALAVGVLPFIPGDIVKMLIASLIGPQIRKRLISSGLY